The Methanomethylovorans hollandica DSM 15978 genome includes a region encoding these proteins:
- a CDS encoding YopX family protein, with product MREFKFRAWDEKNSKMYYSDNLPANYYFGHDGNNKIYFSGDVWDNDEQMYYRDTISSDAMQFTGQHDKNGKEIYEGDVVEVGEWREKVDEIGSHWKWYVYVVSYCDQRWLPDDLDEARIIGNIYENPELLKALTGGMNI from the coding sequence ATGAGAGAGTTTAAATTTAGAGCATGGGATGAGAAAAACAGTAAAATGTATTATTCTGATAATCTTCCAGCTAATTATTACTTTGGTCACGATGGGAACAATAAAATATATTTTTCCGGTGATGTGTGGGATAACGACGAACAAATGTATTATAGAGATACTATATCCTCGGATGCTATGCAGTTCACCGGACAACATGATAAAAATGGAAAAGAAATTTACGAGGGCGATGTCGTGGAAGTGGGGGAGTGGAGAGAAAAAGTAGACGAAATCGGATCTCATTGGAAATGGTATGTGTACGTCGTGTCTTATTGCGATCAACGATGGTTGCCGGACGACTTAGACGAGGCACGGATCATCGGTAATATCTATGAAAACCCTGAACTCCTCAAGGCACTAACAGGAGGGATGAATATATGA
- the terL gene encoding phage terminase large subunit: MQYLGSAKSSGKQTTQPTEDELQVWASAPAAFARYCSGGRWYPAKHLVELSHRLMDVATGDITHLMIFMPPRHGKSELTSKYFPAWYLGKYPDNRVILTGYEADFAAQWGYKARNIMHEHGPALFNLTVAGNSSARDRWDIAGHLGGMSTAGVGGAITGKGAHCLSGETRIHTNFGMLRIDEVVQKAKYDERYNNRLRVLAYDHRNQRAVWKRVKATRIVRDRRLLEITTASGDKIRATDEHRFFVHERGYTEANRLCQGDRFISVKEQIKQNVRPMWRSEGWPGCTVHAVLPEAQDSSRSSEMFAVWGDIRNPIIRLPESTGKKTEGLLLFSGVFSEAPCHKECKTLCRVCSTDARETEKHVLFHGMSGSSEATEKESDMSGLWGCILPNISPDRALFKTLRQYRALKENDGSWKFSLQDRDKLCEVVRRDEATRVGERRTPVCHMWQQLQSSYPPYKRKCCGQHPDKLNINVPHLPHHPPQIECDTVSSVTKVSGNAHTVYDIQVEDCNNFFAENILVHNCLIIDDPIKNAEEANSKTYRDKSYDWYRSTAYTRIEPGGSVVIIQTRWHEDDLSGRLLKEEPEKWTVINLPALAEEGGDQLGRQPGEALFPKRYDVHALQQIKRTVGTYWWNALYQQRPAASEGAIFKRQYFQYCYIEDGLYVLRDKRVKYYDCTIYQTCDPAVSTKASADYFVLATWAVTPDQDLILLDILRTRLEGPDQINLFKQQYARWKPAYQGIEAVGVGKTLYQMLVREGLPIRELKAESDKVTRALPAAARMESGSVYFMQDLPGLDEFEEELLSFPKGKHDDQVDCLSYAVQLALQQYQDFDLSMLIKTFPR, from the coding sequence ATGCAGTATCTAGGCTCTGCGAAAAGCTCAGGGAAGCAGACGACTCAACCGACTGAGGACGAGCTGCAAGTGTGGGCTAGCGCTCCTGCAGCCTTTGCCCGGTACTGTAGCGGGGGGCGGTGGTATCCGGCTAAGCATCTAGTAGAGCTATCGCACCGGCTTATGGATGTAGCTACCGGGGATATTACGCATCTCATGATATTCATGCCTCCAAGGCACGGCAAAAGTGAACTGACATCTAAGTACTTCCCTGCCTGGTACCTGGGGAAATACCCAGACAATAGGGTCATCCTCACAGGTTACGAGGCAGACTTTGCCGCTCAATGGGGGTACAAGGCTAGAAATATTATGCATGAGCACGGCCCTGCTCTATTCAATCTGACAGTAGCAGGCAACTCATCGGCTAGGGATAGATGGGATATAGCCGGTCATCTGGGCGGCATGAGTACAGCAGGAGTAGGGGGTGCCATCACTGGTAAGGGAGCGCATTGCTTATCGGGTGAAACACGGATACATACTAATTTCGGTATGCTGCGAATCGACGAGGTGGTGCAAAAAGCTAAATACGATGAACGGTATAATAACAGGTTAAGGGTGCTAGCATATGACCACCGTAACCAAAGAGCAGTATGGAAAAGAGTTAAAGCTACACGGATTGTCCGAGATAGGCGACTGTTGGAAATCACCACAGCTAGTGGGGATAAAATCAGAGCTACCGATGAACATCGTTTTTTTGTGCACGAACGCGGATACACAGAAGCGAACCGTCTGTGTCAAGGAGACCGGTTTATATCGGTCAAAGAGCAGATCAAACAAAACGTGCGCCCAATGTGGAGAAGCGAAGGGTGGCCGGGGTGCACTGTGCATGCCGTGTTACCAGAAGCTCAGGACAGTTCACGTAGTTCTGAAATGTTCGCTGTGTGGGGAGATATACGAAATCCCATTATACGATTACCGGAAAGCACTGGCAAGAAAACAGAAGGATTACTATTGTTCAGTGGCGTGTTCTCGGAAGCACCATGCCATAAAGAATGCAAAACGTTGTGTCGTGTGTGCAGCACCGATGCCAGGGAAACCGAGAAACATGTACTGTTCCACGGTATGTCGGGAAGCAGCGAGGCCACCGAAAAGGAAAGCGATATGTCCGGTTTGTGGGGATGCATTTTACCCAATATCTCACCGGACCGCGCATTGTTCAAGACGTTGCGCCAATACCGCGCACTCAAAGAGAATGACGGGAGCTGGAAATTCTCACTACAAGACCGGGACAAGTTATGCGAAGTGGTTCGACGAGATGAGGCCACTCGTGTTGGAGAGAGACGGACACCGGTGTGCCATATGTGGCAGCAATTACAATCTTCATATCCACCATATAAACGAAAATGTTGTGGACAACACCCCGACAAACTTAATATCAATGTGCCCCACTTGCCACATCATCCACCACAAATCGAATGCGACACCGTATCCTCAGTTACAAAAGTTAGCGGAAACGCGCACACGGTCTATGACATCCAAGTGGAAGACTGCAACAATTTCTTTGCTGAGAACATACTCGTCCATAACTGCCTGATAATTGATGACCCTATCAAGAACGCAGAAGAAGCCAACAGCAAGACCTATAGAGACAAATCATATGATTGGTACAGATCCACAGCATACACACGTATAGAGCCGGGTGGGTCTGTGGTCATTATCCAAACACGATGGCACGAGGACGACCTCTCAGGCAGACTCCTTAAGGAAGAGCCGGAAAAATGGACAGTAATAAATCTCCCTGCACTGGCAGAGGAAGGAGGGGATCAGCTAGGCAGGCAACCAGGAGAGGCGCTATTCCCAAAACGGTATGATGTACATGCACTCCAGCAGATCAAAAGGACAGTCGGCACATATTGGTGGAATGCACTCTATCAACAGCGTCCGGCTGCCTCAGAGGGTGCTATATTCAAGCGGCAATATTTCCAGTATTGCTATATCGAGGACGGGCTCTATGTGCTCAGAGACAAGCGGGTCAAGTACTACGACTGTACTATATATCAGACATGCGATCCTGCAGTCTCAACAAAGGCAAGCGCTGACTATTTTGTTCTAGCTACATGGGCTGTAACCCCAGACCAGGATCTTATTCTCCTGGACATCCTCAGAACCAGGCTAGAAGGGCCTGACCAAATCAATCTATTCAAACAGCAGTATGCTAGATGGAAACCAGCATACCAGGGCATAGAGGCGGTAGGTGTAGGCAAAACACTCTACCAAATGCTTGTGAGGGAGGGACTGCCTATCAGAGAGCTCAAAGCAGAGTCCGATAAAGTGACCAGGGCTCTTCCCGCAGCCGCTCGCATGGAGTCCGGCAGTGTCTATTTTATGCAGGATTTGCCAGGGCTAGACGAGTTTGAAGAAGAGCTCTTGTCATTCCCAAAAGGGAAACATGACGATCAGGTAGACTGTCTCTCTTATGCTGTGCAGCTAGCTCTGCAACAGTACCAGGACTTTGACCTTAGCATGCTCATCAAAACTTTTCCGAGGTAA
- a CDS encoding hyaluronate lyase N-terminal domain-containing protein produces MPRNQLIQIRRDTTANWTNTNPIPAEGELCLDTNTGYLKVGDGSSNYVDLPIFTHGASITEAIGIEWDTSSTSPTLKRIDINGNERSTVDATYFDNHSIWGNIKRCTINPAIGLPVYGTNARGDGLDLTGASGNVMVKIPKFYVKFSTDGTYHRWWISPVALAGFELHPAFLQRGGTEAELFVSAYEAAGFLDGATFKLTSATGLQPVTGDVSYPNLPNSGRLYIMDAGTYANNIGTGYGIMNIWTWSAIRLLVLTELGTLNSQAALGRGIVDLALGTGYAGLLTGALSADTNVATNGSGMGTGTNGATPVVWRGIENIWGNTLSFVIGVTFFDTVHWVLKPDGTGVVAAPLTTGNYVESASVPPNTTSGYISRVFVDSALKYMMLGSAVAGSSSTYACDLYTVRETSATGTHGQCSGAWGAGDGAGINYQRSAIYGHLSRQVGARIEFLKR; encoded by the coding sequence ATGCCACGTAATCAATTAATACAGATCAGACGGGACACGACAGCAAACTGGACGAACACTAATCCAATCCCTGCAGAGGGGGAGCTCTGCCTGGACACAAATACCGGATACCTGAAAGTAGGGGACGGGTCATCTAATTATGTAGATCTACCTATCTTCACCCATGGCGCATCTATCACTGAGGCAATAGGCATAGAGTGGGATACCAGCAGCACAAGCCCAACGCTCAAGAGGATCGACATCAATGGTAACGAGCGCTCTACTGTAGACGCTACATATTTCGATAATCACTCTATCTGGGGAAATATAAAAAGATGCACTATAAACCCAGCTATCGGACTCCCTGTCTACGGCACTAATGCAAGAGGTGACGGGCTAGATCTAACAGGCGCATCAGGAAACGTGATGGTTAAGATCCCCAAATTCTATGTGAAGTTCAGCACGGACGGAACTTATCATAGATGGTGGATTAGTCCTGTTGCCCTCGCTGGTTTCGAGTTACATCCAGCTTTTCTTCAGAGGGGCGGTACAGAAGCAGAGCTTTTTGTTTCGGCATATGAAGCGGCAGGGTTCCTGGATGGGGCGACATTCAAACTCACGTCCGCTACAGGACTGCAACCAGTGACGGGTGATGTCTCCTACCCCAATTTGCCGAACTCGGGCCGTCTGTACATTATGGACGCCGGCACCTATGCAAATAACATAGGAACTGGCTACGGCATCATGAATATATGGACATGGTCTGCAATCCGGCTATTGGTGCTCACTGAACTGGGTACGCTCAACTCACAGGCCGCGTTAGGCAGGGGAATCGTAGATCTTGCATTGGGTACGGGATACGCGGGTCTGCTCACGGGTGCATTGTCAGCCGATACCAATGTTGCGACAAACGGTTCTGGAATGGGAACGGGAACAAACGGAGCAACTCCCGTTGTATGGCGCGGCATAGAGAATATTTGGGGCAATACTCTAAGTTTCGTGATCGGAGTAACCTTTTTTGATACCGTTCACTGGGTGCTGAAACCAGACGGGACAGGAGTAGTGGCTGCACCGCTTACCACTGGGAACTACGTAGAATCAGCATCAGTGCCGCCCAATACCACGAGTGGATATATCTCAAGAGTGTTCGTGGACAGCGCGCTGAAATATATGATGCTGGGGTCTGCTGTCGCGGGATCCTCAAGCACCTATGCATGTGATCTGTACACCGTACGCGAAACATCCGCAACAGGTACACACGGACAATGCAGCGGTGCGTGGGGTGCAGGAGATGGAGCCGGAATAAATTATCAACGTAGCGCGATATACGGCCATTTATCCAGACAAGTAGGGGCAAGGATCGAATTTTTGAAGAGGTGA
- a CDS encoding minor capsid protein codes for MNLLQTRPILTIERNLTDLIDRTFRKAARVATLDYKNELPNRVRQGFRSRTFALQLDKLITELILQSFSYADKQAKQLTAAAPELNPSYVLTEEAVRLSGELSKECAESVVRMLVEDAIYYESPRALANRITDLWGGEKYRAERFARTFTADVATASTVSRYRQLGIRYMEFNAEVDDKTTAQCRCLDGTIFDLEKGSVDAYRPPLHMHCRSGLIPITEDEYDKSREFENRDFSTTLDDPKEVDRAFKQIGKFNDNYRVSKLIIDKDLAARYMFEKGFSVSIETP; via the coding sequence ATGAACCTCCTGCAAACCCGGCCAATTCTCACAATAGAGAGAAACCTGACAGATCTGATAGACCGCACGTTCCGAAAAGCGGCAAGGGTCGCAACGCTTGATTACAAAAATGAGCTACCTAATCGGGTTAGGCAGGGGTTCAGGTCACGTACATTTGCATTGCAGCTAGATAAGCTGATTACAGAGCTTATCCTGCAATCTTTTTCTTATGCGGACAAGCAGGCTAAGCAGCTGACAGCAGCAGCGCCAGAGCTCAATCCTTCTTACGTGCTCACAGAAGAGGCAGTAAGACTATCTGGGGAACTATCAAAAGAATGTGCCGAAAGTGTGGTTAGGATGCTCGTAGAGGATGCTATATATTATGAGTCGCCAAGAGCATTAGCTAACCGAATTACAGACCTTTGGGGCGGTGAAAAGTATAGGGCTGAACGCTTTGCTCGTACGTTCACAGCAGACGTAGCTACAGCCTCTACAGTAAGCCGCTACAGGCAGCTAGGCATTAGATATATGGAGTTCAACGCAGAGGTAGACGACAAGACTACTGCTCAATGTCGCTGCTTAGACGGCACTATATTCGACCTTGAGAAAGGATCAGTCGATGCATACAGACCTCCTTTACATATGCACTGCCGGAGCGGTCTAATTCCAATCACTGAGGATGAGTACGATAAGAGCAGGGAGTTTGAGAACAGGGATTTCAGTACTACTCTTGATGATCCTAAAGAGGTAGACAGAGCATTCAAGCAGATCGGTAAGTTCAACGATAACTATAGGGTCTCTAAGCTGATTATTGATAAGGATCTAGCAGCTAGGTACATGTTTGAAAAAGGGTTCTCAGTGAGTATAGAGACCCCTTAA
- a CDS encoding structural cement protein Gp24, translating to MVQLGFRKPTNKWSQGGALGVEYFKVGANATAAKMLPGIAVIKDANDFSVKESGSLGSTIGVLGYDETPAQYRPTTSSTAYALGDHVAVHRGAGRRQKMWLTTSQTIVIGQPLMVTTDGYLTAATAGTHDVYCDAAESVTTTSAAAAIWVITRK from the coding sequence ATGGTACAGTTAGGATTCAGGAAACCAACTAACAAGTGGAGCCAGGGCGGTGCTCTGGGTGTCGAATATTTCAAAGTTGGCGCAAACGCTACCGCAGCAAAAATGCTTCCGGGCATAGCGGTAATCAAAGATGCTAATGATTTCAGTGTCAAGGAATCAGGCAGCTTAGGCAGCACAATTGGGGTGCTCGGATACGATGAGACTCCAGCACAGTACAGGCCAACTACCAGCTCTACAGCATACGCATTAGGCGACCACGTAGCAGTGCACAGAGGCGCAGGACGCAGGCAGAAGATGTGGCTCACTACCTCACAGACTATAGTGATAGGTCAGCCTCTGATGGTGACCACAGACGGCTATCTCACAGCAGCCACAGCAGGAACTCATGACGTATACTGTGATGCAGCCGAAAGTGTGACAACCACAAGTGCTGCTGCTGCAATCTGGGTAATTACAAGGAAGTGA
- a CDS encoding encapsulin, whose translation MVNALANLKNQWDKDIAPTLYAQDISKQLMPINPQLSNQGLGVLSIDSLKYVARGSASINYDIQQDIEDTVDIALANLKIPVQQDDTKIRRRDWEAYVKQGIPISSDLAQDMAANIAVQRTTLVVDGWKPDGTNYDIKGMYQVANNTVAGADFDTFGNAYKTVAACLKELKTDKIYSPGYNLVLAGLNYAELMGSISTNGVSEAQMVIDLLNRDAPPGTQPGRIFEGTDLAAGTGMVAPIAAQANLRYFDLIETQEPINHLWFEDGNEVSGDIKARQIGAMVPRFKHLVGGKDNCVCTISSGLDSS comes from the coding sequence ATGGTCAACGCATTAGCAAATCTTAAAAATCAGTGGGATAAAGACATCGCTCCTACTCTGTATGCTCAGGATATCAGCAAGCAGCTCATGCCAATAAACCCACAGCTCTCTAATCAGGGTCTGGGAGTTCTTAGCATTGACTCTCTAAAATACGTAGCAAGAGGCAGCGCAAGCATTAACTACGACATTCAGCAGGACATAGAGGATACTGTTGACATTGCACTGGCAAACCTGAAAATCCCTGTCCAGCAGGACGACACCAAGATCAGGCGCAGAGATTGGGAAGCATACGTAAAGCAGGGTATCCCTATCAGCTCAGATCTTGCTCAGGACATGGCTGCAAATATCGCTGTACAGCGCACTACTCTTGTAGTGGATGGCTGGAAACCAGACGGGACAAATTACGATATCAAAGGCATGTACCAGGTAGCAAACAACACTGTTGCAGGAGCCGATTTTGATACTTTCGGCAACGCATACAAAACAGTAGCAGCCTGCCTTAAGGAGCTCAAGACTGACAAGATTTACAGTCCTGGGTATAACCTTGTGCTGGCTGGTCTGAACTACGCTGAACTTATGGGGTCTATCTCCACAAACGGAGTGTCAGAGGCTCAGATGGTCATAGACCTGCTCAACAGAGATGCACCTCCAGGCACACAGCCAGGTAGGATCTTTGAGGGAACTGATCTTGCGGCAGGTACGGGAATGGTTGCACCTATCGCAGCTCAGGCAAACCTCAGATATTTTGACCTGATCGAGACCCAGGAGCCTATTAACCATCTTTGGTTTGAGGATGGCAACGAGGTATCTGGAGACATCAAAGCTAGGCAGATAGGCGCAATGGTTCCCAGGTTCAAGCACCTAGTGGGCGGTAAGGATAATTGTGTCTGTACAATCAGCTCTGGTCTGGACAGCTCTTAA